In Ogataea parapolymorpha DL-1 chromosome I, whole genome shotgun sequence, the following are encoded in one genomic region:
- a CDS encoding Geranylgeranyl pyrophosphate synthase produces MVLVPLSPSWNKENEKTLTTPYHYLADQTQGKHLRSLLIKTFNLVLNVPAEKLEKIEAVIDTLHLSSLLIDDIEDNSKLRRSRPCSHMIFGVPQTINCANYMYFVAMRLLTDAIENEDKRLVAQNVFLDEMVNLHRGQGLDLHWRENNECPSEQEYVNMVMNKTGGLFRLSAKLMNLLADQPCDKLITLSNMLGVIYQIKDDYLNLISNVYNKNKGYCEDITEGKFSFPIIHSINTNPTNKELQRILKLRTEEHELKLHALNIMKSTNSFEYCREALRDLENQAREVIAEVTQDPAIREKLTSTLARLSSLDAENS; encoded by the coding sequence ATGGTTCTCGTTCCCTTGTCTCCCTCCTGGAACAAGGAAAATGAAAAAACACTGACCACTCCGTACCACTACCTTGCGGATCAGACCCAGGGCAAGCATCTACGGAGCCTGTTAATCAAAACGTTCAACTTGGTGCTCAATGTGCCGGCagagaaactggagaagatcgaggcTGTGATCGATACCTTGCACCTTTCGTCTttgctgatcgacgacatTGAGGACAACTCCAAGCTTCGGCGCAGCAGGCCGTGCTCCCACATGATTTTTGGTGTTCCCCAGACCATCAATTGCGCCAATTACATGTACTTTGTGGCGATGCGCCTACTGACAGATGCCATCGAAAATGAGGACAAAAGGCTTGTCGCACAGAATGTCTTTCTGGACGAAATGGTCAATCTGCACCGCGGCCAGGGCCTCGATCTACACTGGCGAGAAAATAACGAGTGTCCGTCCGAGCAGGAATATGTCAATATGGTGATGAACAAGACGGGAGGATTGTTCAGGCTGAGCGCGAAATTGATGAACCTGCTAGCTGATCAGCCGTGCGACAAACTCATCACGCTGAGCAACATGCTCGGAGTGATCTACCAGATCAAAGACGACTACTTGAACCTCATATCCAACGTTtacaacaaaaacaaggGCTATTGCGAGGATATCACCGAGGGAAAGTTCTCGTTTCCCATTATTCATTCAATCAATACAAACCCAACCAATAAGGAGCTACAGAGAATACTGAAGTTGCGCACCGAGGAGCACGAACTCAAGCTGCATGCCCTTAACATCATGAAGTCCACCAATAGTTTCGAGTACTGCCGCGAAGCGCTCCGCGATCTTGAGAACCAGGCACGAGAGGTGATTGCTGAGGTCACTCAAGACCCAGCCATCAGAGAAAAACTTACCAGCACACTGGCGAGACTGTCTAGTTTGGACGCAGAGAATAGCTAG
- a CDS encoding putative membrane protein: MEHVPVQWLMEVPIVTRMLTIGIFAVSLINFAGFASERDLVYTYEDVFIRGQFWRILTSLLYFGPFSFNVLVILYMFVGYSKYLENSFHRTKDFITCLAILSSGLFMFSTYVHPLYRIGEHLMDTMLYIYSRRQPTDGLQILGIYRFNAIYLPVMFTVLSVVRYHPMQGNMRTLPLTWIYENVFSFLWGHIYLFLCDTAPKLHRPALAGARV; encoded by the coding sequence ATGGAACACGTGCCTGTCCAATGGCTGATGGAAGTGCCGATTGTCACCCGAATGCTTACTATCGGGATATTCGCCGTCTCGCTCATCAACTTCGCTGGCTTTGCGTCCGAAAGAGACCTTGTCTATACTTATGAGGACGTGTTCATCCGCGGCCAGTTCTGGCGAATATTGACGTCTCTGCTTTATTTCGGCCCGTTTTCCTTCAACGTTCTGGTCATCTTATACATGTTTGTGGGTTACTCAAAGTACCTCGAAAACTCGTTCCATCGCACAAAAGACTTCATCACGTGTCTTGCAATCCTGAGCTCGGGACTCTTTATGTTCAGCACCTACGTCCACCCATTATACAGAATCGGCGAACATCTGATGGACACAATGCTCTACATCTACTCTAGACGCCAGCCGACAGACGGACTGCAAATTCTCGGCATCTACCGCTTCAACGCCATCTACCTGCCCGTGATGTTCACAGTGCTGTCCGTGGTCAGATACCACCCGATGCAGGGAAACATGCGTACACTGCCGCTCACATGGATCTACGAGAACGTGTTCAGCTTCCTGTGGGGCCACATATACCTGTTTCTCTGCGACACGGCTCCCAAGCTCCACCGCCCTGCCCTTGCCGGTGCACGGGTTTGA
- a CDS encoding Peroxisomal membrane protein PEX5, which translates to MSFLGGSECAANANPLAQFFKQSQHDTSLEQSLRNGAHDTRQNAQIRAPVAMNEAERAHMEQFMNQSTPFNFQPMANELRMIQPDLQTQTAPALRGPRAQNPVPLQIHGQAQPQVSGWSSEFQNTATSQVTHSPSPVSQVPMRSMGMAPRLQLRPFSSTNGPMQASSMTNSVMQEDTSQQVDWEQQFKEMEEMEEVEEATAETQQPVEETVSAQESAFDQVWDNIQETYADNMLSNDEFQAQWEKDFEKYAQTRLNYGEYTFEENNQFRNNLDAYEIGIKLMESGAKLSEAALAFEAAVEQNPGHVDAWLRLGQVQTQNEKELAGIAALEKCLELSPQNLVALMTLAISYINEGYDNAAFATLERWIETKYPEVAERARNANPDIQADDRFSLNKRVTQLFIKAAQLSPEGANMDSEVQTGLGVLFYSMEEYSKTLDCFQAAIEHNPNDALAWNRLGASLANSNKPEQAIEAYSRALQLNPNFVRARYNLGVSFINMGMYRDAVDHLLTGLSMHEVESLDGSSSVARSNQSTSLIETLKRAFLAMDRRDLIDKVKPGLNVESFRKTYDI; encoded by the coding sequence ATGTCGTTTCTGGGAGGATCGGAGTGTGCTGCCAACGCCAATCCACTGGcgcagtttttcaagcagtCGCAGCATGATACGTCGCTAGAGCAATCGCTCCGCAACGGCGCCCACGATACCCGTCAGAATGCACAAATCAGAGCACCCGTGGCCATGAACGAGGCCGAAAGGGCACACATGGAGCAGTTTATGAACCAAAGCACGCCGTTCAACTTTCAGCCGATGGCCAATGAGCTGCGCATGATCCAGCCTGACCTGCAAACGCAGACCGCCCCTGCTCTGAGGGGCCCGCGTGCACAGAACCCAGTGCCCTTGCAAATTCACGGACAAGCGCAGCCGCAGGTTTCTGGGTGGTCGTCAGAGTTCCAGAACACGGCCACGTCGCAGGTTACGCACAGTCCGTCTCCAGTCAGCCAGGTTCCGATGAGATCGATGGGGATGGCTCCACGGTTGCAGTTGAGGCCCTTCAGCTCTACGAATGGGCCAATGCAGGCCAGTAGCATGACAAACAGCGTGATGCAGGAGGACACAAGCCAGCAGGTGGACTGGGAGCAGCAGTTTaaggagatggaggagatggaggaggtggaggaggctACAGCCGAGACGCAGCAGCCGGTAGAGGAGACGGTCTCCGCACAGGAAAGCGCATTTGACCAAGTCTGGGACAACATCCAGGAGACGTATGCGGACAACATGCTAAGCaacgacgagttccaggCGCAATGGGAGaaagattttgaaaagtaCGCACAGACAAGGCTGAACTACGGCGAGTACACTTTTGAGGAGAATAACCAGTTCCGCAACAATCTGGACGCCTACGAGATTGGCATCAAGCTGATGGAAAGCGGTGCGAAGCTCAGCGAGGCAGCGCTGGCATTTGAGGCTGCCGTCGAGCAGAATCCCGGCCATGTCGATGCTTGGCTGCGTCTTGGCCAGGTCCAGACCCAGAATGAGAAAGAACTTGCTGGAATAGCAGCGTTGGAGAAGTGTTTGGAACTGTCGCCTCAAAATCTGGTTGCTCTTATGACTCTGGCAATTTCGTATATTAACGAAGGGTACGACAACGCAGCGTTTGCTACGCTGGAGAGATGGATCGAAACCAAATACCCGGAGGTTGCCGAGCGTGCACGAAATGCGAACCCAGACATCCAGGCGGACGACCGGttctcgctcaacaagcGTGTGACACAGTTATTTATCAAAGCAGCGCAACTGTCTCCCGAGGGAGCCAACATGGACTCTGAGGTGCAAACGGGGCTCGGAGTGTTGTTCTACTCGATGGAGGAGTATAGCAAGACGCTAGATTGTTTTCAGGCGGCGATCGAACACAATCCAAACGACGCCCTGGCCTGGAACCGGTTGGGAGCGTCGCTTGCCAACTCAAACAAGCCCGAGCAGGCAATTGAGGCGTACTCGCGCGCTTTGCAGCTAAACCCGAACTTTGTGAGAGCAAGATACAACTTGGGTGTTTCTTTCATTAACATGGGAATGTATCGCGACGCTGTGGATCACCTGCTCACGGGACTGAGCATGCACGAGGTGGAGTCGTTAGATGGGTCTTCGTCTGTGGCCCGTAGCAACCAGTCGACGAGTTTGATCGAAACTTTAAAGCGCGCCTTCCTGGCAATGGACCGGCGTGACCTGATTGACAAGGTTAAACCTGGCCTGAACGTGGAGTCGTTCCGGAAAACCTACGACATATAA
- a CDS encoding alpha-1,6-mannosyltransferase MNN10, with protein sequence MSNPYAAHQPYSKTLKPATQSRFARLELAARYVRHRPYVLLLPLLLFFLLPHYHKNPRVVIILAANEGGGVQRWKTPQEWSVERSSIANKREYAEQHGYILSIKDTALKRRYSHEWREGWEKADILKQTMRQYPEAEWFWWLDLHTFIMEPQISLEEYLFKNLENRTYRDLSYHNPLHIPVDSPYVDVVHAPVDLVLAQDCGGFNLGSFLVRRSEWTELLLDIWWDPVFYEQMHMTWEHKEQDCLETLYRTQPWVRERVGFVPLRAINSFPPGACAEQKDDPQYFYNEKDRDFLVNMAGCNFGDRSCWNEYEHYRNLQKQLRKSRRWSWLPGF encoded by the coding sequence ATGTCCAACCCGTACGCGGCCCACCAGCCATATTCGAAGACACTCAAGCCGGCGACCCAGTCGCGATTTGCGCGATTGGAACTTGCTGCACGGTATGTACGCCACCGGCCGTacgtgctgctgctgcccctgctgttgtttttcctcctgcCCCACTACCACAAGAACCCGCGGGTGGTGATCATTCTGGCGGCCAACGAAGGCGGTGGTGTGCAGCGATGGAAAACGCCGCAGGAATGGTCTGTGGAGCGGTCGTCGATCGCCAACAAACGAGAATATGCCGAGCAACACGGCTACATCCTTTCCATTAAAGACACAGCATTAAAAAGAAGATACAGCCACGAATGGCGCGAAGGCTGGGAAAAGGCCGATATTCTGAAACAGACAATGCGCCAATATCCAGAAGCCGAGTGGTTCTGGTGGTTAGACCTGCACACGTTCATCATGGAGCCGCAGATCTCTCTCGAGGAATACCTATTCAAAAATCTCGAAAACCGCACCTACAGAGACCTGTCGTACCACAACCCGCTGCATATTCCTGTGGATTCGCCTTACGTGGACGTTGTGCATGCTCCCGTGGACTTGGTGCTGGCCCAGGACTGCGGAGGGTTCAATTTAGGCAGCTTCCTGGTGAGACGGTCTGAATGGACGGAACTTTTGCTGGACATCTGGTGGGACCCAGTTTTCTACGAGCAGATGCACATGACGTGGGAACACAAGGAACAGGACTGTCTGGAGACACTGTACAGAACACAGCCGTGGGTCAGGGAGCGTGTTGGCTTTGTACCCCTGCGAGCTATCAATAGCTTTCCGCCGGGAGCCTGTGCGGAACAGAAAGACGATCCGCAGTATTTTTACAACGAAAAGGACCGCGATTTTCTGGTCAACATGGCAGGTTGCAACTTCGGTGACCGCTCGTGCTGGAACGAGTATGAGCACTATAGGAActtgcagaaacagctcaGGAAGAGCCGGCGGTGGTCGTGGTTACCCGGCTTTTGA
- a CDS encoding SWI/SNF chromatin-remodeling complex subunit SWI1 — protein MNSEFWNEQAGDDEMAFLTFPENPPSSRPAPLQPTASQAQRPGEAFNPNDETMSGGTMSSFSPQVFENNSGAQLEQQRVVPSQPPTQSPFEASVPAPTPPAQQYQQPRPVPSHSNSPNANTPQQRQMQIQMQQQHNFMCLLEEFMNRNNTPLAERYPVIGGKKMNLFLIYAVMVKFGGFNNVLRSKKIVPVASKFGIPPDNNQLLREFVQMYHKCLLPFELYANTPEGMKELSMRKKQLEQQMQSKQATPTSTSHQTPPVFNAPTPASVQETKFTPGEQRASEPSPATAESRHTTPQPNANFVPDFIRNYVPHQRLLDKVGGHDLKALSAFGEQIDHLKPVFLFVPELGKIDLNALSLSLTSNIDAEVNLALNVLLIVTSDPNLVVPLGECMSLLEALASVGTDILDMLVSGNLTKRKGGFEDVRPEYFKPNKIDEVFQKYSGRLKGDKDIEVLVDSFTSKEVDDESQDLEVEESDADVVFEEPPRVDTPASDVDERPLAPFALPSYVELLEAARTEADDFSGRVYAKTFLDRRLMLVEELNTVSMILRNLSFVSNPQGVSNNNLMAANTSLLNFIYALITSLGTSEGFVFARKKMHLMKDTLMTLTNISHAIELRSTKEAFLVLALCLAFGVPLDPEDEKAGFYVPKFDAGKGKYQLHAIDVLTKVLCGSLNNKKMMSSVLARENLDPEMNSLMQTYDQGKNGDLVVRTMGFFVSALPLHVIYEGIERFNDKLPSCLELLLGSIFVAEVIEDAQFSRNVALRLLGSPELVGTNLFKLAFIFAAIYAKTNHENKLMYIHISGKSMELVNVLLRTAVGYAISAGARDELQTLFSVSKLFPADESILGALMTPSLPPDISVQAVESAKLLVRLQDALSN, from the coding sequence ATGAACAGTGAATTCTGGAACGAGCAGGCCGGCGACGACGAAATGGCATTTTTGACGTTTCCAGAAAACCCGCCGTCGTCGCGTCCTGCGCCACTACAGCCGACTGCGTCCCAGGCCCAAAGGCCGGGCGAGGCGTTCAACCCTAACGACGAGACGATGTCTGGGGGCACCATGTCTTCCTTTTCACCgcaggtgtttgagaacaatTCAGGCGCTCAattggagcagcagcgtgtGGTTCCATCTCAACCACCGACGCAGAGCCCGTTTGAAGCGTCTGTGCCGGCACCAACGCCGCCTGCTCAGCAGTATCAACAACCCCGTCCCGTGCCTTCCCACAGTAACAGTCCGAACGCCAACACTCCGCAGCAGCGCCAGATGCAGATTcagatgcagcagcagcacaaTTTTATGTGTCTCCTGGAAGAGTTTATGAATCGCAACAATACTCCCCTGGCGGAGAGGTATCCTGTGATTGGGGGCAAGAAAATGAACCTGTTTCTAATTTACGCCGTGATGGTGAAGTTTGGCGGGTTCAACAACGTGCTCAGGTCCAAGAAGATTGTGCCTGTGGCCAGCAAGTTTGGAATTCCGCCCGAcaacaaccagctgctgcgcgaGTTTGTCCAGATGTACCACAAATGTCTGCTTCCGTTCGAGCTGTATGCCAACACGCCGGAGGGGATGAAGGAGCTATCGATGCGAAAAaaacagcttgagcagcagatgcaGTCCAAGCAAGCCACGCCCACCAGTACCAGTCACCAAACGCCGCCTGTTTTCAATGCTCCGACGCCCGCATCGGTCCAGGAGACAAAATTCACTCCAGGGGAACAGCGTGCGAGCGAGCCGTCGCCTGCTACTGCAGAGTCGCGCCACACAACGCCGCAGCCGAACGCGAACTTTGTTCCCGACTTTATTCGCAATTACGTGCCGCACCAACGACTGCTCGACAAGGTGGGGGGTCACGATTTGAAGGCGTTGTCTGCCTTTGGCGAGCAGATTGACCATTTGAAGCCTGTGTTTCTGTTTGTGCCAGAACTTGGCAAGATTGACCTGAACGCGCTCTCGTTGTCGCTGACGTCCAATATCGACGCGGAGGTGAATCTTGCGCTGAACGTTCTGCTTATCGTTACGTCGGACCCAAACCTCGTCGTGCCGCTCGGCGAGTGCATGAGCCTGCTTGAGGCGCTTGCCAGCGTCGGCACTGACATCCTGGACATGCTAGTCTCAGGCAATTTGACCAAACGCAAAGGTGGGTTCGAAGACGTGCGCCCGGAATATTTCAAGCCAAACAAGATAGACGaggttttccaaaagtATAGCGGCCGACTGAAGGGAGATAAGGACATTGAGGTGTTGGTTGACTCGTTCACGTCGAAGGAggtggacgacgagagcCAGGATCTGGAGGTCGAGGAGTCCGACGCAGAtgttgtgtttgaggaGCCGCCGCGCGTCGACACGCCGGCGTCggacgtggacgagagaCCGTTGGCACCGTTTGCTCTGCCGTCGTACgtggagctgcttgaaGCTGCACGCACAGAGGCGGACGACTTTTCGGGCCGCGTTTATGCCAAAACGTTCCTAGACCGGCGACTGATGTTggtcgaggagctcaacacAGTGTCGATGATTTTGCGCAACTTGTCGTTTGTGAGCAATCCTCAGGGCGTCTCAAACAATAACCTCATGGCGGCTAACacgtcgctgctgaactTTATCTACGCACTCATAACATCGCTGGGCACGTCCGAAGGGTTTGTGTTTGCACGGAAAAAAATGCATCTGATGAAAGACACACTGATGACCTTGACCAACATTTCGCACGCAATCGAGCTGCGCTCGACAAAGGAGGCTTTCCTGGTTCTTGCGCTGTGTCTCGCGTTTGGCGTTCCACTGGACCCGGAGGACGAAAAAGCCGGGTTCTACGTGCCCAAGTTCGATGCCGGCAAGGGCAAGTACCAGCTGCACGCGATCGACGTGCTCACCAAGGTGCTGTGCGGGTCGCTGAACAACAAAAAGATGATGTCGTCCGTGCTAGCGCGCGAGAACCTGGACCCGGAGATGAACTCGCTGATGCAGACGTACGACCAGGGCAAGAACGGTGACCTGGTGGTGCGGACGATGGGTTTCTTCGTTTCTGCGCTGCCGCTGCACGTGATTTATGAGGGCATCGAGCGGTtcaacgacaagctgccaTCATgtctggagctgctgctgggcaGTATCTTTGTGGCGGAGGTGATTGAGGACGCGCAGTTCTCGCGCAACGTGGCTCTGCGGCTGCTCGGCTCGCCCGAGCTCGTGGGGACTAACCTGTTCAAGCTTGCGTTCATCTTTGCGGCCATCTACGCCAAGACCAACCACGAGAACAAACTGATGTACATCCACATTTCGGGCAAGAGCATGGAGCTGGTGAATGTGCTACTGCGCACAGCGGTGGGGTATGCCATCTCGGCGGGGGCCAGAGACGAGCTGCAGACACTGTTTTCGGTGTCGAAGCTGTTTCCGGCGGACGAGTCCATTCTCGGCGCGCTCATGACGCCGTCGTTACCGCCTGATATCTCAGTGCAGGCGGTGGAGTCGGCAAAGCTACTGGTGCGATTACAGGATGCTCTAAGTAACTAA
- a CDS encoding urea active transporter 2 yields the protein MTTPILEQSYGYGFVLGIGAAFALLMSLITRVLSKYLGQVQNSERFTTASRNVGSGLIASSTVSAWTWPATLLSSGAWSYAHGVSGGFLYGIGGTIQVTLFVFVCLQIKSRAPAAHTVSECFSVRFGPAGHWVFLCYVFATNVLISSLLLLGGSQGFSATTGMNVVAASFLLPLGVMVYTALGGLKATFISDWIHTVIIYIILLVASYKIYCSSPLIGSPGKMYDLLQEAQISFPSATGQSYLSYKDSTMLMLTWTVCLGGLSSVFGDPGYSQRAIASSSTQVFQGYTLGALCWAVIPTVIGSSAGLACRALLSNPHSPTYPNELSTEEVNNGMPVIYGLYAVMGKSGAAAGLIMLFMSVTSASSAELIAFSSVTTYDVYRTYINPKASGAQLVRAAHIAVVGFSLFMAVLSVVFNYVGVTVGWLLTFSGIIVNPSVFTVVITLFWSKMTKWALVIGAPLGTLSGVLCWIAGAYCFGNNVVDKDTLNITKATFIGNCTALFSTPLYIVLISLLKPDVEPFDMNKFRTSISLADDMDAEEEQAAELPANEQKKLRSHIWAAAVINIVLVLGVYVVLPVGLYGSNHDLSKASFTGFIVVVLMWLLVAAMYIIFFPLWQGRHSIKVLLQVLLGRGSTDGASSVEVVQLQQEQKY from the coding sequence ATGACCACCCCGATTCTCGAACAGAGCTACGGCTACGGCTTTGTGCTCGGCATTGGCGCAGCCTTCGCGCTGCTCATGTCGCTTATCACCCGCGTGCTGTCCAAATACCTCGGCCAGGTCCAAAACTCCGAACGCTTCACCACAGCCTCAAGAAACGTCGGTTCGGGCCTCATTGCCTCGTCCACCGTGTCTGCGTGGACGTGGCCCGCCACACTGCTCTCGTCGGGCGCGTGGAGCTACGCCCATGGCGTCTCCGGCGGCTTCCTCTATGGTATCGGTGGCACCATCCAGGTCACCctgtttgtgtttgtgtGCCTGCAAATAAAATCTAGAGCCCCTGCAGCTCACACCGTTTCCGAATGTTTCTCCGTTAGATTCGGCCCTGCCGGCCACTGGGTGTTTCTGTGCTACGTCTTTGCCACCAACGTGCTCATCTCGTCcctgctgctccttggTGGCTCCCAGGGCTTCTCGGCCACCACAGGCATGAACGTCGTTGCTGCCAGCTTCCTGCTGCCCCTCGGTGTCATGGTGTACACGGCCCTTGGCGGCCTCAAGGCCACCTTTATCTCCGACTGGATCCACACTGTCATCATCTACATCATCCTGCTCGTGGCCAGCTACAAGATCTACTGCTCGTCGCCGCTGATCGGGTCGCCGGGCAAAATGTACGACCTTTTGCAAGAGGCCCAGATATCGTTCCCCTCCGCGACGGGACAGAGCTACCTCAGCTACAAAGATAGCACCATGCTCATGCTCACGTGGACCGTGTGCCTGGGCGGGCTCAGCTCCGTGTTTGGAGACCCGGGCTACTCGCAACGTGCCATTgcgtccagctccacaCAGGTGTTCCAGGGCTACACGCTTGGCGCGCTGTGCTGGGCCGTCATCCCCACTGTGATTGGTTCCTCTGCCGGACTGGCATGCCGGGCCCTGTTGTCGAACCCCCACTCCCCCACCTACCCTAACGAGCTCTCGACAGAGGAGGTCAACAACGGCATGCCCGTCATCTACGGCCTCTACGCCGTCATGGGCAAGTCCGGCGCGGCAGCAGGCCTCATCATGCTGTTCATGTCGGTCACCAGCGCCAGCAGCGCTGAACTTATTGCCTTCTCCTCCGTCACTACCTACGACGTGTACAGAACGTACATCAATCCAAAAGCCTCAGGAGCACAGCTCGTGCGGGCTGCCCACATAGCCGTTGTGGGCTTCAGCCTGTTTATGGCGGTGCTGTCGGTTGTCTTCAACTACGTGGGGGTCACTGTCGGCTGGCTGCTGACTTTTAGCGGTATCATTGTCAACCCGAGCGTGTTCACCGTGGTGATTACGCTCTTCTGGAGCAAAATGACCAAATGGGCACTTGTGATTGGTGCGCCACTCGGTACGCTCTCCGGAGTCCTGTGCTGGATCGCCGGCGCATACTGTTTCGGCAACAACGTCGTCGATAAGGACACCCTCAACATCACCAAGGCCACCTTTATCGGCAATTGCACAGCCCTGTTTTCGACACCTCTGTACATTGTGCTCATCAGTCTGCTGAAGCCGGATGTGGAGCCGTTTGACATGAACAAATTCCGTACGAGCATCAGTCTGGCAGACGATATGGACgctgaggaggagcaggcgGCAGAGCTGCCGGCAAacgagcagaaaaagctgcgCTCGCACATCTGGGCCGCGGCCGTGATTAATATCGTGCTGGTTTTAGGTGTGTACGTTGTTCTGCCCGTGGGATTGTACGGCAGCAACCACGATCTGAGCAAAGCCTCGTTCACAGGGTTTATCGTGGTGGTTTTGATGTGGCTGCTGGTTGCAGCCATGTACATTATTTTCTTCCCGCTGTGGCAGGGCAGACATTCGATCAAGGTGTTGCTACAGGTGTTACTAGGGCGTGGCTCGACTGACGGGGCTAGCTCCGTGGAGGTTGTCCAACtgcagcaggagcagaaaTATTAA
- a CDS encoding putative amidase: MSWQQIRDTKKKQLAEAIPADWRDPALKQKMLDAGYVNTREYLDTILPEAETQITRLGLAELARKIAAGELTAVGVATAFCHRAALAHQILNCCVEIFFDEALARARELDEFYASHGKTVGPLHGVPISLKDQVDLVGKDSSIGYCALFGKPAAKNAVLADLLLAKGAVFYVKTTVPIAMMCTETESNLMGYTYNGVNVNMSSGGSSGGEGALIGAGGAVLGFGTDIGGSIRIPSAAQGLYALKPSTGRISYMNVSNSYAWQELVPSAIGPMGTSLEDVNLMFRLIVEAELWNTDPKVLAIPYKPLDSFGDKPRFGFWTDDGVKTPQKAILRCLNAVEQKLQAATYETKTINFDLQPKLLDTIGKVFGADAYEEIATTLAQTGEPDLEQVRNLVVKEGIDKPLDVTQWWQVSREVYECKQEFYAAWKKWGVDVLICPIWWTAGCKPYTSSMPRYTAPFNITDCACVVVPVGRVDSARDGDADWNKMPVCVQIVARRSEEEKALYAAGIVDKLVNG; encoded by the coding sequence ATGTCGTGGCAACAGATAAGagacacgaaaaaaaaacagctgGCTGAGGCGATTCCGGCGGATTGGCGCGACCCGGCGCTCAAGCAGAAGATGCTGGACGCAGGCTACGTGAACACGCGGGAGTACCTGGACACGATCTTGCCCGAGGCAGAGACGCAGATCACACGGCTCGGgctggccgagctggcGCGCAAGATCGCAGCTGGCGAGCTCACGGCGGTCGGCGTGGCCACTGCGTTCTGCCACCGTGCCGCGCTTGCCCACCAGATCCTCAACTGCTGCGTCGAGATCTTCTTTGATGAGGCTCTTGCGCGCGCCCGGGAGCTAGACGAGTTCTACGCCTCGCACGGCAAGACCGTCGGCCCGTTGCACGGCGTGCCCATCTCGCTCAAGGACCAGGTCGATCTGGTGGGCAAggactcgtcgatcggctACTGCGCGCTCTTTGGCAAGCCGGCGGCGAAAAACGCCGTGCTGGCGGACCTTTTGCTCGCCAAGGGAGCCGTCTTCTACGTGAAGACCACCGTCCCGATCGCCATGATGTGCACAGAGACAGAGTCGAATCTCATGGGCTACACGTACAACGGGGTCAATGTGAACATGTCGTCGGGCGGGAGCAGCGGCGGTGAAGGCGCGCTGATCGGTGCGGGCGGCGCCGTGCTGGGTTTCGGCACAGACATCGGCGGCAGTATCCGCATCCCGTCCGCGGCCCAGGGTCTGTACGCTCTCAAGCCGTCCACGGGCAGGATCTCGTACATGAACGTGAGCAACTCGTACGCGTGGCAAGAGCTTGTGCCTTCTGCGATCGGCCCGATGGGCACGAGCTTGGAGGACGTCAACCTGATGTTCCGGCTGATTGTGGAGGCAGAGCTGTGGAACACAGACCCTAAGGTGCTGGCCATTCCGTACAAGCCGCTGGACAGTTTTGGGGACAAGCCCCGGTTTGGCTTTTGGACGGACGACGGCGTCAAGACACCGCAGAAAGCCATTCTGCGGTGTTTGAATGCTGTTGAGCAAAAATTGCAGGCTGCCACATACGAAACCAAAACTATTAATTTTGATCTGCAACCAAAACTGCTCGACACCATCGGCAAAGTTTTTGGTGCAGACGCGTACGAGGAAATTGCTACAACGCTTGCGCAGACGGGCGAGCCGGACCTGGAGCAGGTCAGAAACCTGGTCGTGAAGGAGGGTATCGATAAACCGCTCGATGTGACGCAGTGGTGGCAGGTCAGCAGAGAGGTGTACGAGTGCAAGCAGGAGTTTTATGCGGCGTGGAAAAAATGGGGTGTGGACGTGCTAATTTGCCCGATCTGGTGGACGGCCGGGTGCAAGCCTTATACGTCGTCGATGCCGCGGTACACGGCCCCGTTCAACATCACAGACTGTGCGTGCGTGGTGGTGCCGGTGGGCCGGGTTGACTCGGCACGGGACGGCGACGCAGACTGGAACAAGATGCCCGTGTGCGTGCAGATCGTGGCCAGACGgtccgaggaggagaaggcGCTGTATGCGGCGGGCATTGTGGATAAATTGGTTAATGGCTAG